In Vibrio lentus, a single genomic region encodes these proteins:
- a CDS encoding YkgJ family cysteine cluster protein — translation MECRLGCGACCVAPSITSAIPGMPNGKPAGVRCIQLNEQNLCKLFGQSSRPKVCHQFKACPVICGKTDQEALDNLIELEAIT, via the coding sequence ATGGAATGTCGCCTAGGTTGTGGAGCATGCTGTGTCGCTCCAAGTATTACATCTGCTATTCCTGGAATGCCAAATGGCAAGCCTGCTGGCGTGCGCTGCATTCAATTAAATGAGCAGAACCTCTGTAAGCTATTTGGTCAGTCTTCACGCCCCAAGGTGTGTCACCAATTTAAAGCTTGTCCTGTCATCTGTGGAAAAACAGATCAAGAAGCACTTGATAACCTTATTGAGCTCGAAGCAATAACCTAA